In Solanum stenotomum isolate F172 chromosome 6, ASM1918654v1, whole genome shotgun sequence, one DNA window encodes the following:
- the LOC125867328 gene encoding probable LRR receptor-like serine/threonine-protein kinase At5g63710 isoform X2, with product MAISPEYRKQGEGSTGSSPLVDRENSMSTAFSFQNFHLNLLIFLLLCSNGLSSNDYDVEGHALIELLRALNDSHNRIKDWNIDFVTPCFSWSHVTCKNGNVISLNLASNGFSGTLSPSITKLKFLVSLDLQNNDLSGALPDYLSSMSNLQNLNLANNNFNGPIPPAWGQLYQLKYLDLSSNDLTGGIPLQLFSIPTYSFSGTHLACGNRFQKPCVSSSSAPASSRRPKLEVAITGASCGAFLLLLVGAIITYRCNYKRKLKQDQFFDVEGDVERNISLGQLRRFSWRELQIATDNFSESNVIGQGGFGKVYKGYLSDNTKVAVKRLTDYHNPGGEAAFLREVQLISVAVHRNLLRLIGFCTTSSERILVYPFMQNLSVAYRLRDLKPGEKALDWPTRRRIAFGAAHGLEYLHEHCDPKIIHRDLKAANILLDDNFEPVLGDFGLAKLVDTKLTHITTQVRGTMGHIAPEYLSTGKSSEKTDVFGYGITLLELVTGQRAIDFSRLEEEEDVLLLDHIKKLLREKRLGDIVDGNMKTYEPKEVETILQVALLCTQSSPEERPKMAEVITMLKGVGLAEKWAEWEQLEEVRIQQFSLMSRQFMWAEDSTHDQEAIQLSQAR from the exons atggctattaGTCCAG AGTATCGGAAACAAGGAGAAGGATCAACTGGAAGCTCTCCTCTGGTTGATAGAGAAAATTCAATGTCTACAGCCTTTTCGTTCCAGAATTTTCACTTGAACTTGCTGATATTCCTACTTTTATGCAGCAATGGTCTCTCTTCAAATGATTATGATGTTGAAG GTCATGCTTTAATTGAGTTGCTGAGGGCTCTGAATGATTCACACAATAGAATCAAAGATTGGAACATTGATTTTGTGACTCCATGTTTCAGTTGGTCTCATGTTACATGTAAAAATGGAAATGTCATATCCCT GAACTTAGCTTCTAATGGATTCTCAGGAACACTTTCACCATCGATAACcaaattgaaatttttggtTAGCTT GGATTTACAGAACAATGATCTATCTGGTGCCTTACCTGATTACCTTAGCAGCATGTCAAATCTACAAAACTTGAATCTTGCAAACAATAATTTCAATGGCCCTATTCCACCAGCTTGGGGTCAGCTCTACCAACTTAAATATTT GGACCTGTCCTCCAATGATCTGACTGGAGGTATCCCACTGCAGTTGTTTTCAATACCAACATACAG TTTTTCAGGAACTCATCTTGCTTGTGGCAATAGATTTCAGAAACCCTGTGTTTCTAGTTCCTCTGCTCCAG CTTCTAGCAGAAGACCAAAACTTGAGGTTGCTATTACTGGTGCAAGTTGTGGTGCATTCCTTCTTCTCTTAGTTGGGGCTATCATCACATATCGTTGTAATTATAAACGTAAACTCAAACAAGATCAATTTTTTGATGTGGAAG GTGACGTTGAGCGCAACATTTCATTAGGCCAACTAAGAAGGTTCTCATGGCGCGAACTTCAGATTGCAACGGACAATTTCAGTGAAAGCAACGTTATAGGACAAGGAGGTTTTGGTAAAGTTTACAAGGGCTATCTTTCAGACAACACAAAAGTGGCAGTGAAAAGACTCACTGATTACCACAATCCTGGTGGAGAGGCTGCATTTCTAAGGGAAGTGCAGCTGATTAGTGTTGCAGTCCATCGAAATCTCCTACGTTTGATCGGGTTCTGTACAACCTCTTCTGAGAGAATTCTTGTTTATCCATTTATGCAGAATCTTAGTGTTGCATATCGGTTAAGAG ATTTAAAACCTGGAGAGAAAGCTCTGGATTGGCCAACGAGGAGACGGATAGCATTTGGAGCAGCACATGGTCTAGAGTACCTACATGAGCATTGTGATCCTAAGATCATTCATAGAGATCTAAAAGCAGCAAACATCCTCCTAGATGATAACTTTGAACCTGTTCTTGGAGATTTTGGACTAGCAAAGCTAGTTGATACAAAACTGACTCATATTACAACTCAAGTTCGCGGAACAATGGGCCACATTGCTCCAGAATACTTGTCTACCGGAAAATCATCTGAGAAAACAGATGTATTTGGATACGGTATTACACTTTTAGAACTTGTAACAGGGCAACGTGCAATTGATTTTTCGCGTcttgaagaagaggaagatgtCTTGCTACTGGATCAT ATCAAGAAACTACTAAGAGAGAAAAGGCTAGGTGACATTGTGGATGGAAACATGAAAACTTATGAACCCAAAGAAGTTGAGACAATCCTTCAAGTTGCATTGCTTTGCACCCAAAGTTCACCTGAGGAACGTCCGAAAATGGCAGAAGTAATCACCATGCTAAAGGGTGTAGGTTTAGCTGAAAAATGGGCAGAGTGGGAGCAACTTGAAGAAGTAAGAATTCAACAATTTTCGCTCATGTCGCGACAGTTTATGTGGGCTGAAGACTCAACACATGATCAAGAAGCTATACAATTGTCTCAAGCAAgataa
- the LOC125867330 gene encoding protein terminal ear1 homolog gives MSVLNPNAEVFKPTNKEREVVPFLPQGNELVVYQPPLLPFHVSQPQYHHLGYFYYYQQNVPLYWIHRDRYHQLEKTPQNQSFLAKGEIFSDGVKKNCMWVEKTHQDQSFVGKDEIFSVGMKKNWKNKKPLLPPRLMRAGENGWKPKGFFMRKPQQETGSSISPCKSSATFFSRNKTTVMIRNIPNQFRREPFMLFVDQYCNVNHWEYDFLYLPMDFRTKNNVGYAFVNFTSGCAASEIRKVLRYFKWNSVETPTGFYSSRKICVVSWARIQGKDQLVKHFSQSKFICDTDEYLPVVFSPPRNGSSRLTAPMTIGNLAAVPSVYSSSDTTN, from the exons ATGTCAGTACTGAATCCTAATGCAGAAGTGTTTAAACCAACTAATAAAGAAAGAGAAGTAGTCCCTTTTCTCCCACAAGGCAATGAACTTGTTGTGTATCAGCCACCATTACTGCCATTTCATGTTTCACAGCCTCAATATCATCACTTAGGATATTTCTACTACTATCAACAAAATGTTCCCCTTTATTGGATTCACAGAGATCGTTATCATCAACTTgaaaaaacacctcaaaatcaGTCATTTCTTGCAAAAGGTGAGATCTTTAGTGATGGGGTGAAGAAGAATTGTATGTGGGTTGAGAAAACACATCAAGATCAGTCTTTTGTTGGTAAAGATGAAATCTTTAGTGTTGGGATgaagaaaaattggaaaaataagAAACCCCTTTTGCCACCTAGGTTGATGAGAGCTGGTGAAAATGGTTGGAAGCCAAAAGGGTTTTTTATGAGGAAGCCACAGCAAGAAACTGGTTCTTCTATCTCTCCATGCAAATCTTCTGCTACTTTTTTCAGTAGGAACAAAACTACTGTTATGATAAGAAACATACCCAATCAATTCAG GAGAGAGCCTTTCATGCTTTTTGTTGATCAGTACTGCAATGTGAATCATTGGGAGTATGATTTCCTTTATCTGCCAATGGATTTTAG GACCAAGAACAATGTAGGCTATGCTTTTGTCAATTTCACGTCGGGTTGTGCTGCTTCAGAGATTAGGAAAGTTCTCAGGTACTTCAAATGGAATAGTGTTGAGACTCCCACGGGCTTTTACTCGTCAAGGAAGATTTGTGTAGTTTCTTGGGCTCGTATTCAG GGCAAGGATCAATTGGTGAAGCATTTTTCGCAGTCGAAGTTTATATGTGACACTGATGAATATCTTCCAGTTGTTTTCTCCCCTCCGAGGAACGGTTCATCTAGGTTGACAGCTCCAATGACTATTGGCAATCTGGCTGCAGTTCCGTCAGTTTATTCATCCAGTGAcacgactaattag
- the LOC125867328 gene encoding probable LRR receptor-like serine/threonine-protein kinase At5g63710 isoform X3, which translates to MSTAFSFQNFHLNLLIFLLLCSNGLSSNDYDVEGHALIELLRALNDSHNRIKDWNIDFVTPCFSWSHVTCKNGNVISLNLASNGFSGTLSPSITKLKFLVSLDLQNNDLSGALPDYLSSMSNLQNLNLANNNFNGPIPPAWGQLYQLKYLVMKGNHITGTVPNSLINITGLKELDLSSNDLTGGIPLQLFSIPTYSFSGTHLACGNRFQKPCVSSSSAPASSRRPKLEVAITGASCGAFLLLLVGAIITYRCNYKRKLKQDQFFDVEGDVERNISLGQLRRFSWRELQIATDNFSESNVIGQGGFGKVYKGYLSDNTKVAVKRLTDYHNPGGEAAFLREVQLISVAVHRNLLRLIGFCTTSSERILVYPFMQNLSVAYRLRDLKPGEKALDWPTRRRIAFGAAHGLEYLHEHCDPKIIHRDLKAANILLDDNFEPVLGDFGLAKLVDTKLTHITTQVRGTMGHIAPEYLSTGKSSEKTDVFGYGITLLELVTGQRAIDFSRLEEEEDVLLLDHIKKLLREKRLGDIVDGNMKTYEPKEVETILQVALLCTQSSPEERPKMAEVITMLKGVGLAEKWAEWEQLEEVRIQQFSLMSRQFMWAEDSTHDQEAIQLSQAR; encoded by the exons ATGTCTACAGCCTTTTCGTTCCAGAATTTTCACTTGAACTTGCTGATATTCCTACTTTTATGCAGCAATGGTCTCTCTTCAAATGATTATGATGTTGAAG GTCATGCTTTAATTGAGTTGCTGAGGGCTCTGAATGATTCACACAATAGAATCAAAGATTGGAACATTGATTTTGTGACTCCATGTTTCAGTTGGTCTCATGTTACATGTAAAAATGGAAATGTCATATCCCT GAACTTAGCTTCTAATGGATTCTCAGGAACACTTTCACCATCGATAACcaaattgaaatttttggtTAGCTT GGATTTACAGAACAATGATCTATCTGGTGCCTTACCTGATTACCTTAGCAGCATGTCAAATCTACAAAACTTGAATCTTGCAAACAATAATTTCAATGGCCCTATTCCACCAGCTTGGGGTCAGCTCTACCAACTTAAATATTT GGTCATGAAAGGAAATCACATAACTGGAACTGTTCCAAATTCACTTATAAACATCACAGGCCTAAAAGAACT GGACCTGTCCTCCAATGATCTGACTGGAGGTATCCCACTGCAGTTGTTTTCAATACCAACATACAG TTTTTCAGGAACTCATCTTGCTTGTGGCAATAGATTTCAGAAACCCTGTGTTTCTAGTTCCTCTGCTCCAG CTTCTAGCAGAAGACCAAAACTTGAGGTTGCTATTACTGGTGCAAGTTGTGGTGCATTCCTTCTTCTCTTAGTTGGGGCTATCATCACATATCGTTGTAATTATAAACGTAAACTCAAACAAGATCAATTTTTTGATGTGGAAG GTGACGTTGAGCGCAACATTTCATTAGGCCAACTAAGAAGGTTCTCATGGCGCGAACTTCAGATTGCAACGGACAATTTCAGTGAAAGCAACGTTATAGGACAAGGAGGTTTTGGTAAAGTTTACAAGGGCTATCTTTCAGACAACACAAAAGTGGCAGTGAAAAGACTCACTGATTACCACAATCCTGGTGGAGAGGCTGCATTTCTAAGGGAAGTGCAGCTGATTAGTGTTGCAGTCCATCGAAATCTCCTACGTTTGATCGGGTTCTGTACAACCTCTTCTGAGAGAATTCTTGTTTATCCATTTATGCAGAATCTTAGTGTTGCATATCGGTTAAGAG ATTTAAAACCTGGAGAGAAAGCTCTGGATTGGCCAACGAGGAGACGGATAGCATTTGGAGCAGCACATGGTCTAGAGTACCTACATGAGCATTGTGATCCTAAGATCATTCATAGAGATCTAAAAGCAGCAAACATCCTCCTAGATGATAACTTTGAACCTGTTCTTGGAGATTTTGGACTAGCAAAGCTAGTTGATACAAAACTGACTCATATTACAACTCAAGTTCGCGGAACAATGGGCCACATTGCTCCAGAATACTTGTCTACCGGAAAATCATCTGAGAAAACAGATGTATTTGGATACGGTATTACACTTTTAGAACTTGTAACAGGGCAACGTGCAATTGATTTTTCGCGTcttgaagaagaggaagatgtCTTGCTACTGGATCAT ATCAAGAAACTACTAAGAGAGAAAAGGCTAGGTGACATTGTGGATGGAAACATGAAAACTTATGAACCCAAAGAAGTTGAGACAATCCTTCAAGTTGCATTGCTTTGCACCCAAAGTTCACCTGAGGAACGTCCGAAAATGGCAGAAGTAATCACCATGCTAAAGGGTGTAGGTTTAGCTGAAAAATGGGCAGAGTGGGAGCAACTTGAAGAAGTAAGAATTCAACAATTTTCGCTCATGTCGCGACAGTTTATGTGGGCTGAAGACTCAACACATGATCAAGAAGCTATACAATTGTCTCAAGCAAgataa
- the LOC125867328 gene encoding probable LRR receptor-like serine/threonine-protein kinase At5g63710 isoform X1 produces the protein MAISPEYRKQGEGSTGSSPLVDRENSMSTAFSFQNFHLNLLIFLLLCSNGLSSNDYDVEGHALIELLRALNDSHNRIKDWNIDFVTPCFSWSHVTCKNGNVISLNLASNGFSGTLSPSITKLKFLVSLDLQNNDLSGALPDYLSSMSNLQNLNLANNNFNGPIPPAWGQLYQLKYLVMKGNHITGTVPNSLINITGLKELDLSSNDLTGGIPLQLFSIPTYSFSGTHLACGNRFQKPCVSSSSAPASSRRPKLEVAITGASCGAFLLLLVGAIITYRCNYKRKLKQDQFFDVEGDVERNISLGQLRRFSWRELQIATDNFSESNVIGQGGFGKVYKGYLSDNTKVAVKRLTDYHNPGGEAAFLREVQLISVAVHRNLLRLIGFCTTSSERILVYPFMQNLSVAYRLRDLKPGEKALDWPTRRRIAFGAAHGLEYLHEHCDPKIIHRDLKAANILLDDNFEPVLGDFGLAKLVDTKLTHITTQVRGTMGHIAPEYLSTGKSSEKTDVFGYGITLLELVTGQRAIDFSRLEEEEDVLLLDHIKKLLREKRLGDIVDGNMKTYEPKEVETILQVALLCTQSSPEERPKMAEVITMLKGVGLAEKWAEWEQLEEVRIQQFSLMSRQFMWAEDSTHDQEAIQLSQAR, from the exons atggctattaGTCCAG AGTATCGGAAACAAGGAGAAGGATCAACTGGAAGCTCTCCTCTGGTTGATAGAGAAAATTCAATGTCTACAGCCTTTTCGTTCCAGAATTTTCACTTGAACTTGCTGATATTCCTACTTTTATGCAGCAATGGTCTCTCTTCAAATGATTATGATGTTGAAG GTCATGCTTTAATTGAGTTGCTGAGGGCTCTGAATGATTCACACAATAGAATCAAAGATTGGAACATTGATTTTGTGACTCCATGTTTCAGTTGGTCTCATGTTACATGTAAAAATGGAAATGTCATATCCCT GAACTTAGCTTCTAATGGATTCTCAGGAACACTTTCACCATCGATAACcaaattgaaatttttggtTAGCTT GGATTTACAGAACAATGATCTATCTGGTGCCTTACCTGATTACCTTAGCAGCATGTCAAATCTACAAAACTTGAATCTTGCAAACAATAATTTCAATGGCCCTATTCCACCAGCTTGGGGTCAGCTCTACCAACTTAAATATTT GGTCATGAAAGGAAATCACATAACTGGAACTGTTCCAAATTCACTTATAAACATCACAGGCCTAAAAGAACT GGACCTGTCCTCCAATGATCTGACTGGAGGTATCCCACTGCAGTTGTTTTCAATACCAACATACAG TTTTTCAGGAACTCATCTTGCTTGTGGCAATAGATTTCAGAAACCCTGTGTTTCTAGTTCCTCTGCTCCAG CTTCTAGCAGAAGACCAAAACTTGAGGTTGCTATTACTGGTGCAAGTTGTGGTGCATTCCTTCTTCTCTTAGTTGGGGCTATCATCACATATCGTTGTAATTATAAACGTAAACTCAAACAAGATCAATTTTTTGATGTGGAAG GTGACGTTGAGCGCAACATTTCATTAGGCCAACTAAGAAGGTTCTCATGGCGCGAACTTCAGATTGCAACGGACAATTTCAGTGAAAGCAACGTTATAGGACAAGGAGGTTTTGGTAAAGTTTACAAGGGCTATCTTTCAGACAACACAAAAGTGGCAGTGAAAAGACTCACTGATTACCACAATCCTGGTGGAGAGGCTGCATTTCTAAGGGAAGTGCAGCTGATTAGTGTTGCAGTCCATCGAAATCTCCTACGTTTGATCGGGTTCTGTACAACCTCTTCTGAGAGAATTCTTGTTTATCCATTTATGCAGAATCTTAGTGTTGCATATCGGTTAAGAG ATTTAAAACCTGGAGAGAAAGCTCTGGATTGGCCAACGAGGAGACGGATAGCATTTGGAGCAGCACATGGTCTAGAGTACCTACATGAGCATTGTGATCCTAAGATCATTCATAGAGATCTAAAAGCAGCAAACATCCTCCTAGATGATAACTTTGAACCTGTTCTTGGAGATTTTGGACTAGCAAAGCTAGTTGATACAAAACTGACTCATATTACAACTCAAGTTCGCGGAACAATGGGCCACATTGCTCCAGAATACTTGTCTACCGGAAAATCATCTGAGAAAACAGATGTATTTGGATACGGTATTACACTTTTAGAACTTGTAACAGGGCAACGTGCAATTGATTTTTCGCGTcttgaagaagaggaagatgtCTTGCTACTGGATCAT ATCAAGAAACTACTAAGAGAGAAAAGGCTAGGTGACATTGTGGATGGAAACATGAAAACTTATGAACCCAAAGAAGTTGAGACAATCCTTCAAGTTGCATTGCTTTGCACCCAAAGTTCACCTGAGGAACGTCCGAAAATGGCAGAAGTAATCACCATGCTAAAGGGTGTAGGTTTAGCTGAAAAATGGGCAGAGTGGGAGCAACTTGAAGAAGTAAGAATTCAACAATTTTCGCTCATGTCGCGACAGTTTATGTGGGCTGAAGACTCAACACATGATCAAGAAGCTATACAATTGTCTCAAGCAAgataa